The genomic DNA TTCCATCACCACACGGACCATGGAGCGGAGCATCCTGGTTGCAAACGGCTATAGTGTGGAGGTAGCGGTATCTGGTGAGGATGCTTTGGGGAAGGTGGGTGGCACGACGTTCGATCTGGTAGTCACCGATATAGAGATGCCCGGTATTGACGGTTTCGAGCTGACCAAGCGCCTGCGAATGATGAATGCTTACGCCCAGGTTCCCGTGATCGTCGTTTCGTCTCGAAGCAGGGACGAAGATAAGCGCCGCGCTCTCGAAGCGGGTGCCCAGGCCTACATCGTCAAAGGGACATTCGATCAGGGAGTTCTTCTCGATACGGTAGAGGCGCTCATCGGCTGAAAATACAGTTACTGATTCTCCTTTCGCGAACGTAATGATATGATCCGAAGGATCATGGGGGCAATCCCATGGCCAACGCTACGGCGGAGATATGAATGATCAAAGTACTACTGGCAGATGATTCGAACCTGGCCAGAACGATTCTGAGGGATATTTTCCATCGTACCTCAGACATAGCAGTGGTGGGAGAGGCCGCCGATGGCCGGGAAGCGGTAGACAAGAGCCGCCTCCTGAAGCCGGACCTGGTGATCATGGATATCCTGATGCCGGTAATGGACGGGATGGCAGCCATCGAAGAGATAATGGCTACTTCTCCGGTTCCGATTCTGGTCCTGTCATCAACTATGGAGGACCGCGAGGTTCACAGTGCATTTGCGGCCATAAAGAAGGGAGCCCTGGATGTCATGGGGAAGCCCGGAGGGGCCGATTTTATCCTGACCGAAGATTTCCAGGCGCGCCTGGTTGAGAAGGTCAGGCTTCTTGCACGTATCCGTGTTATCCATCACCTCAACCGTGCCTTTGTAGAACCGGTCCCGGCTCCCGTCCCTCCGCAGGATGCAGCCCCTACGATCCTCGCTGTGGGAGCTTCAACGGGGGGACCTCGGGCGGTGCTGAGTATCCTGAAGGCCCTTCCTGCAGATTTCCCGGGAGCTGTGTATATTGTCCAGCACATAGCGCAGGGATTCGCCCGAGGATTCGCCAAATGGCTCGATACGGAGAGCAGCATCAGCGTCCGGTTGGCTGAAGACGGCGAAGGGGTGAGCCCTGGTGAAGCGGTGGTGGCGCCCAACGACTGTCACATGATAATGGAGAATGGGCACATCAAGCTTATCGACGCTCCCCCTGTCAACTGCTGCCGGCCGTCGATAGACGTGCTCTTTAACGCTCTTGCAGAGGACCAGGGGGCGCGGGTTTTGGGAGTTCTGCTCACCGGCATGGGGAAGGACGGTGCTCTCGGATTGCGTCGAATACGGGAGTGCGGTGGGGCAACCCTGGTTCAGGATGAGGAAACCTCAGTGGTCTTCGGTATGCCCAGGGCGGCCATAAGTCTCAACGCTGCGGGGCAGGTACTTCCGCTTTCCGGGATACCGCACGCGATTCTGCGGCTTTTCGGTAAGAACGACCAGTTCAGGATGCAGTGACGGAAGTGACGATACATGGGGGAGGAAGGATAAGGGAATGACGAAACGAAAAATTCTCGTCGTAGATGACAGTGAGCTGGTTACCGCAATGGCGCGCGATGCTCTGGAAGGTGCCGGATTCGAGGTGTTTACGGCGAATAACGGCATAGAGGCTAACAGCTACATTTTCTCGCGGAACAAGCCGGACCTGATAATCCTCGACGTTATGCTGCCGATGCTTGACGGCGACAAAAAAGCGAAGCTTTTGCGGGAGAAGGAATACAGCAGGGGGATTCCTATTCTTCTTCTATCTTCCAAGTCGGAGGAGGAATTGCAACGGCTGACGGCCGAAGCAGGGGCGGACGGATATATCCGGA from Geobacter sp. DSM 9736 includes the following:
- the cheB gene encoding chemotaxis-specific protein-glutamate methyltransferase CheB — encoded protein: MIKVLLADDSNLARTILRDIFHRTSDIAVVGEAADGREAVDKSRLLKPDLVIMDILMPVMDGMAAIEEIMATSPVPILVLSSTMEDREVHSAFAAIKKGALDVMGKPGGADFILTEDFQARLVEKVRLLARIRVIHHLNRAFVEPVPAPVPPQDAAPTILAVGASTGGPRAVLSILKALPADFPGAVYIVQHIAQGFARGFAKWLDTESSISVRLAEDGEGVSPGEAVVAPNDCHMIMENGHIKLIDAPPVNCCRPSIDVLFNALAEDQGARVLGVLLTGMGKDGALGLRRIRECGGATLVQDEETSVVFGMPRAAISLNAAGQVLPLSGIPHAILRLFGKNDQFRMQ
- a CDS encoding PleD family two-component system response regulator, whose amino-acid sequence is MTKRKILVVDDSELVTAMARDALEGAGFEVFTANNGIEANSYIFSRNKPDLIILDVMLPMLDGDKKAKLLREKEYSRGIPILLLSSKSEEELQRLTAEAGADGYIRKPFTPESFVASVSAFTDRTA